One Cryobacterium roopkundense genomic region harbors:
- a CDS encoding NAD(P)-dependent alcohol dehydrogenase has protein sequence MSTHVSTATTMHAIVQHGYGHHAVSAERIARPTPGEGEVLIRVRAASVNHADGVFVTGRPYIARLAFGLRTPRIKVRGRDVAGIVEAVGAGVTQFAAGDEVYGEVDTGSFAEYVATPQTTVARKPSNLTFEQAAAVPVAGRAALHGLRDGGQIRPGQRVLINGASGGVGSFAVQIAKAWGTEVTAVCSAANADQARSLGADHVLDYASEDFTRSTQRYDVVLDNIGNHTVQACRRALTPAGTLVLSSGTGGRVFGPLPLMVWGLLQSLFATQTVRAFVTAPVQPSLDVLRDLIESGQITPTIERTYPLGETPDALRHFEEGHARAKIVIMA, from the coding sequence ATGTCCACACACGTCTCAACCGCCACCACGATGCACGCCATCGTTCAGCACGGCTACGGCCACCACGCTGTGAGCGCGGAGCGCATCGCCAGGCCCACCCCAGGCGAAGGCGAGGTGCTGATTCGCGTGCGGGCGGCATCCGTCAATCACGCCGACGGCGTCTTCGTCACCGGACGCCCGTACATTGCCCGTCTGGCGTTCGGGCTTCGCACGCCACGAATCAAGGTTCGCGGCAGGGATGTGGCCGGAATCGTGGAGGCCGTGGGCGCCGGCGTGACTCAGTTCGCCGCGGGCGACGAGGTCTATGGCGAAGTCGATACCGGAAGCTTCGCCGAGTACGTCGCCACGCCCCAGACCACCGTGGCACGCAAACCTTCGAACCTCACGTTCGAACAGGCGGCAGCGGTGCCCGTGGCGGGCCGGGCCGCTCTGCACGGTCTGCGTGACGGCGGACAGATACGCCCCGGCCAGCGCGTGCTAATCAACGGGGCGTCCGGCGGAGTCGGCAGCTTCGCTGTGCAGATCGCCAAGGCCTGGGGCACCGAGGTGACCGCCGTGTGCAGCGCCGCCAACGCCGACCAGGCTCGTTCCCTGGGCGCGGACCACGTACTGGACTACGCCAGCGAAGACTTCACCCGAAGCACCCAGCGATACGACGTGGTCCTCGACAACATCGGCAACCACACGGTTCAGGCGTGCCGCCGGGCGCTCACTCCCGCCGGCACGCTCGTGCTCAGCAGCGGCACGGGCGGTCGCGTGTTCGGCCCGCTCCCCCTCATGGTCTGGGGGCTGCTGCAGTCACTGTTCGCGACCCAGACCGTGCGTGCTTTCGTGACGGCGCCGGTGCAGCCGAGCCTCGACGTCCTGCGGGACCTCATCGAGTCGGGACAGATCACACCCACGATCGAACGCACCTACCCGCTCGGCGAGACACCCGACGCCCTGCGCCACTTCGAGGAAGGCCACGCGCGCGCCAAGATCGTCATCATGGCCTGA
- a CDS encoding TetR/AcrR family transcriptional regulator translates to MNAKPQKAEGRTAVTRDRALHAAIALADAGGIDSLSMRKLAQVLGIEAMSLYYHVKSKDDILDGMVALVVEEMALPAPGEDWKTALRERAESERAVLARHPWAIAQVDARTTRPTMAYHDVMIGCLLAEGFTMPLAAHALSLVDSYVHGFALQEASLPLDKEGDIGAATEAILEQQAAMAESFPHLTQMANTLILQPGYAYGNEFDFGIGLILDGLARARNADSLTPHG, encoded by the coding sequence GTGAATGCCAAGCCCCAAAAGGCCGAGGGCCGCACCGCCGTCACGCGAGATAGGGCACTGCACGCGGCGATCGCGCTCGCCGATGCCGGTGGGATCGATTCGCTCAGCATGCGCAAGCTCGCCCAGGTGCTGGGTATTGAGGCCATGTCGCTGTACTACCACGTGAAAAGCAAGGACGACATCCTCGACGGTATGGTGGCCCTCGTGGTCGAGGAGATGGCGCTCCCGGCGCCCGGCGAGGACTGGAAGACGGCCCTGCGCGAACGTGCGGAGAGCGAGCGGGCCGTGCTGGCCCGGCATCCGTGGGCCATCGCCCAGGTAGACGCCCGCACGACCCGGCCCACCATGGCCTACCACGATGTGATGATTGGGTGCCTGCTTGCCGAGGGGTTCACGATGCCCCTGGCCGCTCACGCCCTGTCGCTCGTGGACAGCTACGTGCACGGTTTCGCGCTTCAGGAGGCGTCGTTGCCCCTCGACAAGGAGGGTGACATCGGCGCGGCGACCGAGGCCATTCTCGAGCAGCAGGCGGCGATGGCGGAATCGTTCCCGCACCTCACTCAGATGGCCAACACTCTCATCCTGCAGCCGGGCTACGCCTATGGCAATGAGTTCGATTTCGGCATTGGCCTGATCCTCGACGGCCTAGCGCGGGCGCGGAACGCGGACTCGCTCACCCCTCACGGCTGA
- a CDS encoding L-lactate permease — protein MDNLAVLSLLALAPILVVGILLAGFRWPAKYAMPLGYVAAVIVALAVWQMDVVGVVAASLEGVITAATLLYIVFGALLLLSTLTVGGAMATIRAGFNNISPDRRVQAVIIGWLFGSFIEGASGFGTPAAVVAPLLLAMGFPAMAAVMVGLIIQSTPVSFGAVGTPIIVGVGDGLGGDPAVAERISVLGVTMPEFVASIGFQVASIHAIVGLLIPLILVCMLTGFFGPERRFRDGLAIWPFALYASVAMTIPSVLVARFLGPEFPSLFGGLFGLVLVMFTSSKGFLMPKKTFDFGPRSTWSPRWMGTMEPAAPVASARRIGIVSAWAPYVLMALLLVSSRVIAPVKEFLNGIAIPFNNILGTDISTAVQPFYSPAFLLILASVFAYALHRMNRQQVWETWKVSGRQLAGTAVALLFAVPLVRVLIQSGPELNASGLSSMPVTLAEGAAAISGSSWPFIAPFIGALGAFVAGSNTVSNLTFAQFQFSTGNAIGVNPEQVVAAQAVGGAGGNPIAIHNIVAAAATVGLLGREGDLLRKTILVTLYYCIAAGSVSFIFIYGLGFNLGTIMLVLLMTTLGRVVRWMLRQKAAVLAPEPTRV, from the coding sequence GTGGACAATCTTGCTGTGCTGAGCCTTCTGGCGCTCGCACCAATTCTGGTGGTGGGCATTCTGCTCGCCGGATTCCGCTGGCCCGCAAAATATGCGATGCCGTTGGGCTACGTGGCGGCCGTGATCGTGGCCCTTGCCGTGTGGCAGATGGACGTTGTAGGAGTCGTCGCAGCCTCCCTCGAGGGGGTCATCACGGCGGCCACTCTGCTCTACATCGTGTTCGGGGCGCTGCTGCTGTTGTCAACGCTGACAGTGGGCGGAGCGATGGCCACCATCCGCGCCGGGTTCAACAACATCTCGCCGGACCGGCGCGTCCAGGCGGTGATCATCGGGTGGCTCTTCGGCAGCTTCATCGAGGGAGCGTCGGGCTTCGGAACTCCCGCCGCGGTCGTCGCCCCGCTGCTGCTGGCGATGGGATTTCCCGCGATGGCCGCCGTGATGGTGGGCCTCATCATCCAAAGCACGCCCGTGAGTTTTGGCGCGGTGGGCACCCCGATCATCGTCGGTGTCGGCGACGGGCTCGGCGGTGATCCTGCGGTGGCGGAACGTATTTCGGTGCTCGGCGTCACGATGCCGGAGTTCGTGGCCTCGATCGGGTTCCAGGTGGCGTCGATCCACGCGATTGTCGGACTGCTGATTCCGTTAATTCTGGTGTGTATGCTCACGGGCTTCTTCGGCCCGGAACGGCGTTTCCGTGACGGGCTCGCCATCTGGCCCTTCGCGCTCTACGCCTCGGTCGCAATGACCATCCCCTCGGTGCTCGTGGCCCGCTTCCTCGGCCCGGAGTTCCCCTCACTCTTCGGCGGCCTCTTCGGGCTCGTCCTCGTGATGTTCACCTCGAGCAAGGGGTTCCTGATGCCGAAGAAGACCTTCGACTTCGGTCCGCGTTCAACGTGGAGCCCGCGCTGGATGGGAACCATGGAGCCGGCGGCACCCGTCGCATCCGCTCGTCGCATCGGCATTGTGAGCGCCTGGGCGCCCTACGTGCTGATGGCGCTCCTGCTCGTCAGCAGCAGGGTCATCGCCCCGGTCAAGGAATTTCTGAATGGCATCGCCATCCCCTTCAACAACATTCTGGGCACCGACATCTCCACCGCGGTGCAGCCGTTCTACTCGCCGGCATTCCTGCTCATTCTGGCGTCGGTGTTTGCGTATGCCCTTCACCGCATGAATCGCCAGCAGGTGTGGGAAACGTGGAAGGTTTCTGGTCGGCAACTAGCCGGGACTGCCGTGGCTCTGCTGTTCGCGGTGCCGCTGGTGCGCGTGCTCATTCAATCCGGACCTGAGCTCAATGCGTCAGGCCTCTCCAGCATGCCGGTCACCCTTGCCGAGGGTGCAGCGGCGATTTCGGGCAGTTCCTGGCCGTTCATCGCCCCCTTCATCGGGGCGCTCGGAGCGTTCGTGGCCGGGTCGAATACTGTGTCGAACCTCACCTTCGCGCAGTTCCAGTTCTCCACCGGCAACGCCATCGGGGTGAACCCGGAGCAGGTCGTGGCAGCCCAGGCCGTGGGCGGCGCCGGCGGCAACCCGATCGCCATCCACAACATCGTGGCGGCCGCGGCCACGGTGGGGCTGCTCGGGCGCGAGGGAGACCTGCTGCGCAAGACGATCCTGGTCACGCTGTACTACTGCATCGCGGCCGGCTCGGTGTCGTTCATCTTCATCTACGGCCTCGGCTTCAACCTCGGCACGATCATGCTCGTGTTGCTCATGACGACCCTTGGGCGCGTCGTGCGCTGGATGCTGCGTCAGAAGGCGGCCGTGCTGGCCCCCGAACCGACGCGCGTTTAG
- the gcl gene encoding glyoxylate carboligase: MPKMRAVDVAVAILEKEGATQTFGVPGAAINPFYSAMRAHGGIDHILARHVEGASHMAEGYTRTKAGNIGVCIGTSGPAGTDMLTGLYSAWADSTPILCITGQAPVAKLHKEDFQGVDIASIAAPVTKMAVTVLEAGQVPGVFQKAFSLMRTGRPGPVLIDLPIDVQLTEIEFDIETYEPLAVARPAASVAQLEKALDMLVRAERPVIIAGGGVINADAAAQLVELAEVLNVPVIPTLMGWGAIPDDHRLAAGMVGLMTSHRYGNATMLESDFVLGIGNRWANRHTGGLDTYTRGRTFIHIDIEPTQIGRIFAPDFGIVSDAGEALRGLVELARERRAASALPDWENWVQSCAHRKATLQRKTHFENVPIKPQRVYEEMNRAFGADTRYVTTIGLSQIAGAQFLNVFRPRHWINCGQAGPLGWTLPAALGVAVADPTTTVVGLSGDYDFQFMLEELAVGAQFHIPYIHVVVNNSYLGLIRQAQRRFDMDYQVSLAFENVNSPELEGYGVDHLKVAEGLGCKAIRVREADDLQAAFTEARALMTEFRVPVVVEVMLERVTNIAMAATDIDAVIEFDDVAKTAADAPTSLARLVSPTA; this comes from the coding sequence ATGCCTAAAATGCGTGCCGTCGACGTGGCCGTCGCCATCCTCGAGAAGGAGGGAGCCACTCAGACCTTCGGGGTGCCCGGGGCCGCCATTAACCCTTTCTACTCGGCTATGCGCGCCCACGGCGGCATCGACCACATCCTCGCCCGCCACGTGGAGGGCGCCTCGCACATGGCCGAGGGCTACACCCGCACCAAGGCCGGCAACATCGGAGTGTGCATCGGCACCTCCGGCCCGGCCGGCACCGACATGCTCACCGGACTGTACTCCGCGTGGGCCGACTCCACACCGATCCTGTGCATCACCGGCCAGGCCCCGGTGGCCAAGCTGCACAAGGAAGACTTCCAGGGCGTCGACATCGCTTCGATCGCCGCCCCGGTCACCAAGATGGCTGTGACGGTTCTGGAAGCCGGCCAGGTTCCGGGAGTGTTCCAGAAGGCGTTCTCGCTCATGCGCACCGGCCGCCCCGGACCGGTGCTGATCGACCTGCCGATCGACGTGCAGCTCACCGAGATCGAGTTCGACATCGAGACCTATGAGCCGCTTGCGGTGGCCAGGCCCGCGGCATCCGTTGCACAGCTGGAAAAGGCTCTCGACATGCTCGTGCGTGCCGAGCGCCCGGTGATCATCGCCGGCGGCGGCGTGATCAACGCGGATGCCGCGGCGCAGCTCGTGGAACTCGCCGAGGTGCTGAACGTTCCGGTGATTCCCACCCTGATGGGTTGGGGCGCCATCCCCGACGACCACCGACTCGCGGCCGGCATGGTGGGCCTGATGACGTCGCATCGCTACGGGAACGCGACCATGCTCGAATCCGACTTCGTGCTCGGCATCGGCAACCGCTGGGCCAACCGGCACACCGGCGGCCTCGACACGTATACCCGCGGCCGTACCTTCATCCACATCGATATCGAGCCCACCCAGATCGGGCGCATCTTCGCGCCGGACTTCGGCATCGTCTCCGATGCCGGGGAGGCCCTGCGCGGCCTGGTCGAGCTCGCGCGCGAACGCCGGGCGGCGAGCGCTCTTCCCGATTGGGAGAACTGGGTGCAGAGCTGCGCGCACCGCAAGGCCACGCTGCAGCGCAAGACTCACTTCGAAAACGTGCCGATCAAGCCGCAGCGCGTGTACGAGGAGATGAACAGGGCGTTCGGCGCCGACACCCGCTACGTGACGACGATCGGGCTGTCACAGATCGCCGGTGCGCAATTTCTGAACGTATTCCGCCCCCGGCATTGGATCAACTGCGGCCAGGCCGGTCCGCTCGGCTGGACGCTGCCTGCCGCCCTCGGCGTGGCCGTCGCAGACCCCACCACCACGGTGGTGGGACTCAGCGGAGACTACGACTTCCAGTTCATGCTCGAGGAACTCGCGGTGGGTGCTCAATTCCATATTCCGTATATTCACGTCGTCGTGAACAATTCCTACCTCGGGCTGATCCGTCAGGCCCAGCGCCGCTTCGATATGGACTACCAGGTGTCGCTCGCCTTCGAGAACGTGAACTCTCCCGAACTCGAGGGGTACGGCGTCGACCACCTCAAGGTGGCGGAGGGCCTCGGCTGCAAGGCCATCCGGGTGCGCGAGGCCGACGACCTGCAGGCCGCCTTCACGGAGGCCCGAGCACTGATGACAGAGTTCAGGGTGCCCGTGGTCGTAGAGGTCATGCTCGAACGCGTGACCAACATCGCCATGGCCGCAACCGACATCGATGCCGTCATCGAGTTCGACGACGTGGCGAAGACGGCGGCGGATGCGCCCACCTCGCTGGCCCGTCTGGTCTCACCCACCGCATAG
- a CDS encoding NAD(P)-dependent oxidoreductase, which translates to MSTVTLIGLGVMGLPMGINLVKAGHDVVGFNRSPAKVDALVAAGGRGAVSVADAVSGAHVIITMLPDSPDVEAVASGPDGLIAHAASGAFWIDASTIRPDVAVRLAASATSAGLRAMDAPVSGGEAGAIEGTLSIMVGGAAADVEAVRPVLDSVGSTIVHVGPSGSGQTVKAANQLIVAGTIQLVAEALVFLEAHEVDTEAAIRVLAGGLAGNRILDRKAAGMAARTFVPGFRVDLHHKDLGIVTAAAREAGVAIPLGSMVAQLMGALRAEGHGSLDHSALLLLVEQLSGRN; encoded by the coding sequence ATGAGCACTGTCACCCTGATCGGCCTGGGAGTCATGGGCCTGCCGATGGGAATCAATCTCGTCAAGGCCGGCCACGATGTGGTCGGGTTCAACCGCAGCCCCGCCAAGGTCGACGCCCTCGTGGCCGCGGGCGGCCGTGGCGCTGTGAGCGTGGCCGACGCCGTGAGCGGTGCCCACGTGATCATCACGATGCTGCCGGACTCTCCCGACGTAGAAGCCGTCGCTAGCGGCCCCGACGGTCTGATCGCTCACGCCGCGTCCGGCGCGTTCTGGATCGATGCGAGCACCATCCGGCCCGATGTCGCCGTTCGACTCGCGGCATCCGCTACCTCTGCGGGTCTCCGGGCGATGGATGCGCCGGTGTCGGGCGGCGAGGCCGGTGCGATTGAGGGCACGCTCTCGATCATGGTGGGCGGGGCCGCGGCCGACGTGGAGGCCGTTCGCCCGGTGCTCGACTCCGTGGGGAGCACCATTGTGCACGTGGGCCCGAGCGGATCGGGACAGACCGTGAAGGCCGCCAACCAGCTGATCGTGGCCGGCACAATCCAGCTCGTCGCCGAGGCGCTCGTCTTTCTCGAGGCGCACGAGGTCGACACCGAGGCCGCCATCCGCGTGCTCGCCGGCGGCCTGGCCGGCAACCGGATCCTCGACCGCAAGGCTGCCGGCATGGCGGCCCGCACGTTCGTCCCCGGATTCCGGGTGGACCTGCACCACAAGGACCTCGGCATCGTCACGGCCGCCGCCCGCGAGGCCGGCGTCGCCATTCCGCTCGGTTCGATGGTGGCGCAGCTGATGGGGGCCCTCCGCGCGGAGGGCCACGGTTCGCTCGACCACTCGGCCCTGCTGCTGCTCGTCGAGCAGCTGTCCGGCCGCAATTGA
- a CDS encoding hydroxypyruvate isomerase family protein — protein MPYTVNCSILLTELPLLERPAAARAAGFDAVEFWWPFPAAVPTDAEVTAFECAITDAGVRLTGLNFAAGDMPAGDRGLVSWPARSAEFRDNLAVVTGIGGALGCTGFNALYGNRVDESTPEVQDALALENLALAADAVAPIGGTVLLEPVSGAPRYPLLTADDVLAVIAQVTTASGYDNVKLLADFYHLTVNGDDVAAVIAEHAAEFGHIQIADAPGRGEPGTGALPLAHWIEQSRTLGYTGPVGLEYKTTAVDPFAWLAPENDSKDTP, from the coding sequence ATGCCCTACACCGTGAACTGTTCGATTCTGCTCACCGAACTGCCGCTGCTTGAGCGCCCGGCTGCGGCACGGGCCGCCGGCTTCGACGCCGTGGAATTCTGGTGGCCCTTCCCTGCGGCCGTGCCGACCGACGCCGAGGTGACAGCGTTCGAGTGCGCGATCACCGACGCCGGCGTGCGCCTCACCGGCCTCAACTTCGCCGCCGGCGACATGCCGGCCGGAGACCGCGGCCTGGTCTCCTGGCCCGCCCGGTCGGCCGAGTTCCGCGACAACCTCGCCGTCGTCACCGGCATCGGCGGTGCTCTGGGCTGCACGGGCTTCAACGCGCTCTACGGCAATAGGGTCGACGAGTCCACGCCAGAGGTTCAAGACGCGCTCGCACTCGAGAACCTCGCCCTCGCCGCCGATGCGGTGGCCCCGATCGGCGGAACCGTGCTGCTGGAGCCGGTGAGCGGAGCGCCGCGTTACCCCCTGCTCACCGCCGACGACGTGCTCGCCGTCATCGCCCAGGTCACCACGGCAAGCGGATACGACAACGTGAAGCTGCTCGCCGACTTCTACCACCTCACCGTGAACGGAGACGATGTCGCCGCCGTGATCGCCGAGCACGCCGCCGAATTCGGCCACATTCAGATAGCGGATGCGCCCGGCCGAGGCGAGCCCGGAACCGGCGCCCTGCCGCTCGCGCACTGGATCGAGCAGAGCCGAACCCTCGGCTACACAGGCCCGGTCGGCCTCGAATACAAGACAACGGCCGTCGACCCGTTCGCGTGGCTGGCCCCCGAAAACGACTCGAAGGACACACCATGA
- the aceB gene encoding malate synthase A, with the protein MSITVTTPLPVDRAEEILTADALAFVEKLHQKFTATREERLIARAVRREEVARTGKLDFLTETADIRSGDWQVAPAPTQLQDRRVEMTGPASPAKMAVNALNSGAKVWLADFEDASTPTWHNVIDSQLSLLDATRGTLSYTSPEGKEYALRTDAPLSVVVMRPRGWHLNEANVIVDGEAGIGALVDFGLHFFHNAARLLSNGSGPYYYLPKLESHLEARLWNDIFVFAQDELGVPQGSVRATVLIETIPAAFEMDEILYELRDHASGLNAGRWDYLFSMIKYFRDAGASFALPDRADISMTAPFMRAYTELLVKTCHRRGAFAMGGMAAVIPNRREPEVTKAAFDKVRADKTREAGDGFDGSWVAHPDLVPVCKEVFDSVLGERPNQIDRQRPEVSVTATDLLDVTSAPGRATEGGLRSNLYVAVAYIAVWLSGNGAVAIHNLMEDAATAEISRSQVWQQIRNGVTLSDTGTTVTRELVTRILAEETDRLRSEVSDELFTSFYAPASELVAEICLSEEYTDFLTQPAYDLLVKTERVATPAG; encoded by the coding sequence GAAGAAATCTTGACAGCGGATGCCCTCGCATTCGTAGAGAAACTACACCAGAAGTTCACGGCCACGCGCGAAGAACGCCTGATTGCCCGGGCCGTTCGCCGCGAAGAGGTCGCGCGAACCGGAAAGCTTGACTTCCTGACCGAAACCGCGGACATCCGCTCAGGTGACTGGCAGGTCGCGCCGGCTCCGACGCAGCTGCAGGACCGCCGGGTCGAGATGACCGGCCCCGCCTCCCCCGCGAAGATGGCCGTGAACGCCCTGAACTCCGGCGCCAAGGTCTGGCTGGCCGACTTCGAAGACGCGAGCACGCCCACCTGGCACAACGTCATCGACTCGCAGCTCTCCCTGCTCGACGCCACCCGCGGCACCCTGTCGTACACCTCCCCGGAGGGCAAGGAATACGCGCTGCGCACGGACGCCCCGCTCTCCGTGGTCGTCATGCGTCCGCGCGGCTGGCACCTGAACGAAGCCAACGTCATCGTCGACGGCGAAGCGGGCATTGGCGCCCTCGTGGACTTCGGACTGCACTTCTTCCACAACGCGGCCCGCCTGCTCAGCAACGGCAGCGGCCCCTACTACTACCTCCCCAAGCTCGAGAGCCACCTCGAGGCACGCCTCTGGAACGACATCTTCGTGTTCGCGCAGGACGAGCTCGGCGTGCCGCAGGGATCCGTGCGGGCCACCGTGCTGATCGAGACGATCCCGGCAGCGTTCGAAATGGACGAGATCCTCTATGAGCTGCGCGACCATGCCTCCGGCCTCAATGCCGGCCGTTGGGACTACCTGTTCAGCATGATCAAGTACTTCCGCGACGCGGGTGCGTCGTTCGCCCTGCCGGACCGCGCCGACATCTCGATGACGGCGCCGTTCATGCGCGCGTACACAGAGCTGCTCGTGAAGACCTGCCACCGTCGCGGCGCTTTCGCGATGGGCGGCATGGCCGCCGTCATCCCCAACCGCCGCGAACCCGAGGTCACCAAGGCCGCGTTTGACAAGGTGCGCGCTGACAAGACGCGCGAGGCCGGCGACGGCTTCGACGGCTCCTGGGTGGCCCACCCCGACCTCGTGCCGGTGTGCAAGGAAGTCTTCGACTCAGTGCTCGGCGAGCGCCCCAACCAGATCGACCGGCAGCGCCCCGAGGTGTCGGTGACCGCGACCGACCTGCTCGACGTCACGAGCGCGCCGGGCCGCGCCACCGAGGGCGGGCTGCGCTCGAACCTGTACGTGGCCGTCGCCTACATCGCCGTGTGGCTCTCGGGAAACGGCGCCGTAGCCATCCACAACCTGATGGAAGACGCGGCCACCGCCGAGATCTCCCGCTCCCAGGTGTGGCAGCAGATCCGCAACGGCGTGACACTCTCCGACACCGGCACCACGGTGACCCGCGAACTCGTCACCCGCATCCTCGCCGAGGAGACCGACCGCCTGCGCTCGGAGGTCAGCGACGAACTCTTCACGAGCTTCTACGCCCCGGCAAGCGAGCTCGTGGCCGAGATCTGCCTGAGCGAGGAGTACACCGACTTCCTCACCCAGCCCGCCTACGACCTGCTCGTGAAGACGGAACGGGTGGCCACACCCGCGGGCTGA